In Treponema primitia ZAS-2, a genomic segment contains:
- a CDS encoding ABC transporter ATP-binding protein, which yields MKDAVIQSVPLYIRTICKSFGEHRVLDNVSIDIQQGEFFTLLGSSGCGKTTLLRCIAGFEKPSSGSIYFAEKDVGLLNPWEKDVGFVFQNYALWPHKTVFENIAYGLKLRKKSRTEIQEQVQWAMELINLPDVANRYPSQLSGGQQQRIAIARALVIHPQVLLLDEPLSNLDAKLRIKMRQDIRELQKRLGITTVYVTHDQEEALEISDHIAVIDKGVVQQIGVPEDIYGTPQNRFVAGFVGTSNFLAGELREGKFILPTGTIISQSVSSDPGAKVLSFRPENITLGDAPGAISGTVAAGFYQGTTYRYVVQIDTETEVIIEAKGKFATGTKIYFSINDPSFFDQETGARI from the coding sequence ATGAAGGACGCTGTTATCCAATCAGTCCCCCTCTATATCCGCACTATTTGTAAATCCTTCGGGGAACACAGGGTACTGGACAATGTCAGTATTGATATTCAGCAGGGGGAATTCTTTACCCTTCTGGGATCTTCGGGCTGCGGAAAAACAACGCTCCTGCGCTGCATCGCCGGTTTTGAGAAACCTTCATCGGGCAGCATTTATTTTGCGGAAAAAGACGTAGGATTGCTGAACCCCTGGGAAAAAGATGTAGGATTTGTGTTCCAGAATTATGCCCTCTGGCCCCACAAAACGGTATTTGAAAACATTGCCTATGGGCTGAAGCTGCGAAAAAAATCCCGGACCGAAATACAGGAACAGGTCCAATGGGCGATGGAACTTATCAATTTGCCCGATGTGGCAAACCGGTATCCGAGCCAGCTATCAGGCGGCCAGCAGCAGCGGATTGCCATTGCCCGGGCCCTGGTAATTCACCCCCAGGTTTTGCTCCTGGATGAACCCCTGAGCAACCTGGACGCAAAACTCAGGATAAAAATGCGCCAGGATATCCGGGAACTGCAAAAAAGGCTGGGGATTACCACCGTATATGTTACCCATGATCAGGAGGAGGCCCTGGAAATTTCGGATCATATCGCGGTTATTGATAAGGGAGTTGTCCAGCAAATCGGCGTGCCCGAAGATATCTACGGCACTCCGCAGAACAGATTTGTTGCGGGCTTTGTGGGGACCAGTAATTTCCTTGCGGGGGAACTTCGGGAAGGCAAGTTCATCCTCCCCACGGGAACCATCATTAGTCAATCTGTTTCTTCTGATCCCGGCGCAAAGGTACTCAGTTTCCGGCCTGAAAACATTACCCTGGGAGATGCGCCGGGGGCGATCTCCGGAACAGTGGCCGCTGGTTTTTACCAGGGTACCACATATCGGTATGTGGTACAAATTGATACAGAGACCGAGGTGATCATTGAGGCCAAGGGCAAATTTGCCACCGGCACAAAAATATATTTTTCGATTAATGACCCATCCTTCTTTGATCAGGAAACCGGAGCGCGTATATGA
- a CDS encoding CehA/McbA family metallohydrolase: MNIHNPYRNEGDWYRGSFHIHSKFSTCGWHNLAELALAYRDYDFLSISDHDRITTETEELKNHILFRALEVSGDCHMLLVGTGAPLEGTVDHTFSPEHYQSLAQEAVAGGGIALAAHPVRLDGQHWQEEDLLQMSSLTGIEIFSGDGIHVEQDVGFECWDRLLSRGQRLWGFGNDDFHHWGQERRVWNVVHAAERSGRSILDAIRQGDFYVSSGFGFDRITNDTTSITFYLQTGAAQFENAYKYLTLYGKDGRVLAEKTGRFTEFSYPVRGDEGYIRAEAYMNGGYGAFSQPIFVEP, encoded by the coding sequence ATGAACATACACAATCCCTACCGGAACGAAGGTGACTGGTATCGCGGAAGTTTCCATATTCATTCCAAATTCAGTACCTGCGGCTGGCATAATTTAGCAGAACTTGCCCTGGCCTACCGGGACTATGATTTTTTATCCATCAGTGATCATGACCGGATAACCACGGAAACAGAGGAACTGAAAAATCATATCCTCTTCCGGGCCCTTGAAGTAAGCGGCGATTGCCATATGTTGCTGGTGGGAACCGGGGCTCCCCTGGAGGGTACGGTGGATCACACCTTTTCCCCGGAGCATTACCAGTCACTTGCCCAAGAAGCGGTGGCCGGGGGTGGGATCGCCCTTGCCGCTCACCCGGTACGCCTTGATGGCCAGCACTGGCAGGAAGAGGATCTGCTGCAAATGTCCTCCCTGACCGGGATTGAAATATTCAGCGGTGACGGTATCCACGTGGAACAGGATGTGGGTTTTGAGTGCTGGGACCGCCTCTTGAGCCGGGGGCAGCGGCTCTGGGGTTTTGGGAACGACGATTTTCATCATTGGGGACAGGAGCGCCGGGTCTGGAATGTGGTACATGCGGCGGAACGATCAGGCCGTTCTATTTTGGATGCCATCCGGCAGGGGGATTTTTACGTTTCCTCAGGCTTTGGGTTTGACCGCATTACCAATGATACTACTAGTATTACGTTTTATCTTCAAACCGGGGCAGCCCAGTTTGAAAACGCCTATAAATACCTTACCCTGTATGGAAAAGATGGCCGGGTATTAGCGGAAAAAACCGGGCGTTTCACTGAATTTAGTTATCCCGTGCGGGGGGATGAAGGATATATACGGGCCGAAGCCTACATGAACGGCGGATACGGCGCTTTTTCCCAGCCCATATTTGTGGAGCCCTGA
- the prfA gene encoding peptide chain release factor 1: protein MNERLESLLRRHEEVSRLIQDPELVRDQKKYRDTMKEYSQLEALASTQRETEEISGQLEDAKSLSQNEKDPEMREMAKEELRELETRLKDAEDRLKFLLIPRDPLDEKNIIMEIRAGTGGDEAALFASDLYRMYARFAETRGWKFEIMSSNETELGGFKEIVFSITGNNVYENLRYESGVHRVQRVPATEASGRIHTSAVTVAVLPEADETEIDIRQEDLRIDVMRAGGPGGQCVNTTDSAVRITHIPTGVVVHCQDEKSQIKNKAKAMRILRARVYEMEEAKAASERAEARKNQVGSGDRSERIRTYNFPQNRLTDHRINLTLYKLDLIMQGDVEELFDALKLSAREELLQTTASVIAAS from the coding sequence GTGAACGAAAGACTCGAATCCCTATTACGACGGCATGAAGAAGTATCCCGGTTAATCCAAGACCCAGAACTGGTGCGGGATCAGAAAAAATACCGGGATACCATGAAGGAATACTCCCAGTTGGAAGCCCTGGCATCCACCCAAAGGGAAACTGAAGAAATTTCCGGGCAACTGGAAGACGCCAAGTCCCTGAGCCAAAATGAAAAGGACCCGGAAATGCGGGAAATGGCAAAGGAAGAGCTTCGGGAACTGGAAACCCGTCTAAAGGACGCTGAGGACCGGCTCAAATTCCTCCTCATCCCCAGGGACCCCCTGGACGAAAAAAACATCATCATGGAAATCCGGGCCGGAACAGGAGGGGATGAAGCGGCCCTCTTTGCATCGGACCTCTACCGCATGTACGCCCGGTTTGCCGAAACCAGGGGCTGGAAATTTGAAATCATGAGCTCCAACGAGACTGAACTGGGGGGCTTTAAGGAAATTGTTTTCTCCATCACGGGCAATAATGTCTACGAAAATCTCCGCTACGAATCCGGAGTTCATCGGGTCCAGCGGGTCCCTGCTACCGAAGCCTCGGGCCGGATCCACACCTCCGCAGTAACCGTGGCGGTGCTCCCGGAGGCTGACGAAACCGAAATCGACATACGCCAGGAAGACCTTCGCATCGACGTAATGCGGGCCGGCGGCCCAGGTGGTCAGTGCGTCAACACCACCGACTCGGCGGTCCGTATCACCCATATCCCCACAGGGGTAGTAGTCCATTGCCAGGACGAAAAGAGTCAGATAAAGAACAAGGCCAAGGCCATGCGTATACTCAGGGCCCGGGTCTACGAAATGGAGGAAGCCAAGGCCGCCTCTGAACGTGCGGAAGCCCGAAAGAACCAGGTAGGCAGCGGGGATCGCTCGGAGCGCATCCGTACCTACAACTTCCCCCAGAACCGCCTCACGGACCACCGTATCAACCTGACCCTCTATAAGCTGGACCTTATCATGCAGGGGGATGTGGAAGAACTCTTTGACGCCCTCAAACTCTCCGCCCGGGAAGAACTGCTGCAAACCACAGCATCGGTGATCGCCGCTTCCTGA
- the prmC gene encoding peptide chain release factor N(5)-glutamine methyltransferase produces the protein MTIREALIQGTARLKKAGIESPGLDAALLLAFTLTTVKEQLLLRDREPLNASAAENFTALLDRRIAGECTAWLLGRKEFYGLEFMVTPDVLVPRPDTETLVEAALTVLGKSPSPSGAACNADFSRRVPRATCNADFSRRVPRAILDLCTGSGAVAISLKYQCPELRVYASDISPQALAIARENAGRLLADQPANPGVGTSRPEAGKLVHFLEGDLFTPLTPDIPPFTLITANPPYVPSADIAGLSPEVRLEPLLALNGGRDGLDLIRRIIDEAPAYLLPGATLLMEADPRQMAAIALILEKRGYRNIRTFQDLSGRDRVIGALSPG, from the coding sequence ATGACCATCCGGGAAGCCCTTATCCAGGGTACGGCGAGGCTTAAAAAGGCGGGTATAGAAAGTCCGGGCCTGGATGCGGCCCTACTCCTGGCCTTTACCCTCACTACCGTTAAAGAGCAGCTCCTCCTCCGGGACCGTGAACCCCTGAACGCCTCCGCCGCTGAAAATTTTACCGCACTCCTGGACCGGCGTATAGCCGGGGAATGTACCGCATGGCTGCTGGGCCGCAAGGAATTCTACGGCCTGGAGTTTATGGTTACCCCGGATGTGCTGGTCCCACGGCCGGACACAGAAACCCTGGTGGAAGCAGCCCTGACCGTTCTGGGTAAAAGCCCCTCCCCTTCCGGCGCTGCTTGCAACGCCGACTTCAGTCGGAGAGTTCCCCGCGCGACTTGCAACGCCGACTTTAGTCGGAGAGTTCCCCGCGCAATACTGGACCTCTGCACCGGTTCCGGCGCAGTTGCCATAAGCCTGAAATACCAATGCCCGGAACTCAGGGTCTATGCCTCGGACATCTCTCCCCAGGCCCTGGCAATAGCCCGGGAAAACGCCGGTCGGCTTTTGGCCGATCAACCAGCTAACCCAGGTGTAGGCACCAGCAGACCGGAAGCCGGCAAGCTTGTCCATTTTCTGGAGGGGGATCTCTTTACCCCCCTTACCCCGGATATTCCACCCTTCACCCTCATTACCGCAAACCCTCCCTATGTCCCCTCTGCGGATATTGCCGGCCTTTCCCCGGAGGTACGGCTGGAGCCCCTTTTGGCCTTGAATGGGGGTAGGGACGGGCTGGACCTGATCCGGCGCATCATTGATGAAGCCCCGGCCTACCTTCTGCCCGGGGCTACCCTGCTTATGGAAGCAGACCCTAGACAAATGGCCGCCATTGCCCTAATACTGGAAAAAAGAGGATACCGGAACATACGAACCTTTCAAGACCTGTCCGGGCGGGACCGGGTAATAGGAGCGCTTAGTCCGGGATGA
- a CDS encoding RelA/SpoT family protein: MEAVISSINEKIASYSAEDRERILRGLHWAEKLYTQAPTKSPAEAQPGPVQPSADIHYALSQSFQFPQSAGAAAILADLNMDADTIIAALLQHALENPAEDIRETLIEQFGASVALLVEGVTRIADISAKNKTNHEAENIRKMLFAMVKDLRVILIKLADKLHTMRTLDRAEPEDRDRDLQLRLQSASSPRDLQRSSPRDLQLRLQSASSPRKFIAQECLDIYAPLADRLGISWMKDELEDLSLKHLNREIFYQMKEIVSLKKGERQEFLDKVTETIRAEAAKMGITIAVESRAKHFYSIYLKMRKRNKSMEDLYDLLGIRILCDSIEDCYTLLGMVHRLWKPLDGRFKDYIAMHKANGYQSLHTTVMGSFELRSDRSSNELGVSETNSSDSPPASEGRLLEIQIRTWEMHHIAEYGIASHWLYKEGSSPEVKPGDLSIVNRLKDWNQIETGDGDKRSSESFLEDIKRELLKDSIFVFTPQGKVIELPMGATPIDFAYHIHSAIGDRCAGAKADGSIIPLSAELRNTQVVEILTATNARPHVNWLRFVKTAKARNKIRSWLQENDDSVIIEKNVIAKKKTPADQAKPPEKEKPPEAPVQHFVQEQSGLPNVVQVRVEDEKNMMIRFAKCCNPVAGDPIVGYVSRGRGIIVHRKNCSNLANIPDFAERKIDTEWENGNSLIKRFKVESRLSADLFSEIEGAVRKQQGHLIEGRLEETASNHLTGFFTMQLEQTEDLKKVMKNIRGIPAVYSIISLN, translated from the coding sequence ATGGAAGCGGTCATTTCGTCAATCAATGAAAAAATAGCCTCCTATTCCGCTGAAGATCGGGAACGCATACTCCGGGGCCTTCACTGGGCAGAGAAGCTCTATACCCAAGCCCCAACGAAGTCCCCCGCCGAAGCCCAGCCTGGCCCGGTACAGCCCTCCGCAGATATCCACTACGCCCTTTCCCAAAGCTTCCAATTCCCCCAGAGCGCCGGAGCAGCAGCCATTCTGGCGGACCTTAATATGGATGCCGATACGATCATCGCCGCCCTGCTCCAGCATGCCCTGGAAAACCCGGCGGAAGACATCCGGGAAACCCTCATAGAACAATTCGGCGCATCGGTGGCCCTCCTGGTCGAAGGGGTTACCAGAATCGCCGACATCTCCGCAAAAAACAAAACTAACCACGAAGCCGAAAATATACGGAAGATGCTCTTCGCCATGGTCAAAGACCTGCGGGTTATTCTGATCAAGCTGGCGGACAAACTCCATACCATGCGGACCCTGGATCGGGCCGAACCGGAGGATCGGGATCGCGACTTGCAACTCCGACTTCAGTCGGCAAGTTCCCCGCGCGACTTGCAACGAAGTTCCCCGCGCGACTTGCAACTCCGACTTCAGTCGGCAAGTTCCCCGCGCAAATTTATCGCCCAGGAATGCCTGGATATCTACGCCCCTCTGGCTGATCGGCTGGGGATTTCCTGGATGAAGGATGAACTGGAGGACCTTTCGCTCAAGCACCTTAACAGAGAGATTTTCTACCAAATGAAGGAGATAGTATCCCTGAAAAAAGGGGAGCGCCAAGAATTCCTCGACAAGGTTACAGAAACCATCAGGGCCGAAGCCGCAAAGATGGGTATCACTATTGCTGTGGAAAGCCGAGCCAAACACTTTTACTCGATATACTTAAAAATGCGGAAACGTAACAAATCTATGGAAGATCTCTACGACCTGCTCGGCATTCGCATACTCTGTGACAGCATAGAGGATTGCTACACCCTTCTGGGCATGGTCCACCGCCTCTGGAAACCCCTGGACGGCCGCTTCAAAGATTATATCGCCATGCACAAGGCCAATGGCTATCAGAGCCTCCACACCACAGTTATGGGCTCATTTGAGCTCCGGTCTGACCGGAGCTCAAATGAGCTTGGAGTTAGCGAAACCAACTCCAGTGATTCGCCGCCTGCTTCAGAGGGTCGATTACTAGAAATTCAGATACGAACCTGGGAGATGCACCACATCGCAGAGTACGGCATTGCCAGCCACTGGCTCTACAAGGAAGGAAGTTCCCCGGAAGTCAAGCCCGGGGATCTCAGTATCGTTAACCGCCTAAAGGACTGGAACCAGATCGAAACCGGGGATGGGGATAAGAGATCTTCCGAATCCTTCCTAGAGGACATCAAGCGAGAACTGCTCAAGGATTCTATTTTTGTTTTTACCCCCCAGGGTAAGGTAATAGAACTGCCCATGGGCGCAACCCCTATCGATTTTGCCTACCACATCCATTCAGCTATCGGGGACCGCTGCGCCGGGGCTAAGGCGGATGGATCCATCATCCCCCTCTCAGCGGAACTGCGGAACACCCAGGTAGTAGAAATACTCACCGCCACCAATGCCCGTCCCCATGTAAACTGGCTGCGCTTCGTAAAAACCGCCAAGGCCCGGAACAAAATCCGCTCCTGGCTTCAGGAAAATGACGATTCGGTGATCATCGAAAAAAACGTCATCGCAAAGAAAAAAACCCCAGCAGACCAGGCGAAACCCCCTGAAAAGGAAAAACCCCCGGAAGCCCCGGTTCAGCATTTTGTCCAGGAACAGTCCGGGCTTCCCAATGTCGTCCAGGTCCGGGTGGAAGACGAAAAAAATATGATGATCCGCTTCGCCAAATGCTGCAACCCCGTAGCCGGGGACCCCATTGTGGGCTATGTATCCCGTGGCCGGGGCATCATCGTCCACCGGAAAAATTGCAGCAATTTGGCCAACATCCCGGATTTTGCGGAACGGAAAATCGACACGGAATGGGAAAACGGCAACTCCCTTATTAAGCGCTTCAAGGTTGAGTCCCGGCTTTCTGCGGATCTGTTTTCAGAGATTGAAGGGGCGGTACGGAAACAGCAGGGCCACCTGATTGAAGGCCGGCTTGAAGAAACCGCCTCTAACCATCTGACAGGGTTTTTCACCATGCAGTTGGAACAAACGGAGGATCTTAAGAAAGTGATGAAAAACATCAGGGGAATCCCGGCGGTCTACAGTATCATATCGTTGAATTAA
- the rplQ gene encoding 50S ribosomal protein L17, whose product MNHRSGFNPLEVMAAHRKALHRNMVTSLFRYERIRTTKTKALAIRRSAEKLITRAKIDSVHNRRLVSARLFDEGIVAKLFTDIALRMKDRPGGYTRIIKLGERLGDAAEVVILELVDYKLDVEGATDKTAKKSDKKASAASEAKDKKADRKKSAKGGAKPTAAKGKGVGVKKTAPPAAD is encoded by the coding sequence ATGAATCATAGAAGCGGTTTTAACCCCCTGGAAGTGATGGCGGCTCATCGGAAAGCCCTGCACCGCAATATGGTGACTTCCCTTTTCCGGTATGAACGGATCAGGACCACCAAGACTAAGGCTCTGGCGATACGGCGGAGCGCAGAAAAGCTCATCACCCGGGCAAAAATTGACTCGGTGCATAATCGGCGCCTTGTTTCTGCCCGTCTCTTTGATGAAGGGATTGTGGCGAAACTCTTTACCGATATTGCCCTGCGTATGAAAGACCGGCCCGGTGGTTACACCCGGATTATCAAGCTGGGTGAACGTTTGGGAGACGCTGCGGAAGTGGTTATCCTGGAACTGGTGGATTATAAACTGGATGTCGAGGGCGCTACGGATAAGACGGCTAAGAAGTCGGATAAAAAAGCTTCCGCTGCTTCCGAGGCTAAGGATAAGAAGGCGGACCGGAAAAAGAGCGCAAAAGGCGGCGCTAAACCCACGGCGGCCAAGGGCAAAGGCGTGGGGGTCAAAAAGACCGCTCCGCCGGCGGCTGATTAA
- a CDS encoding DNA-directed RNA polymerase subunit alpha: MARKNLLKGFKRPKGITFEHGELKPNYGKFIAAPFEPGFGTTVGNTLRRVLLSSIQGYAITAVKITSYDTEGVAHSVSSEFEPIPNIVEDTLEVINNLKQIRLRLPQDSEQDILLYEWSGKGEIKSDDFERTGQVEILSGGQHIMTLMDDARLEFEVQIDLGRGYIPSEVNERYVEVIGTIPMDAIFSPVKKVKFAVEPTRVGQRSDYDKLVIEVWTDGTIKPDDALAEAAKIAKDHFSVFINFDENNLGTDDDLDEDDERIRQILNTPVEELELSVRSSNCLKNANIKTIGELTRKTEDDIAKTRNFGKKSLQEIKEKLKEWNLSFGITDINVLKNAVKIAPQKEEEDES, translated from the coding sequence ATGGCACGTAAGAACCTGCTTAAAGGATTCAAACGCCCTAAAGGTATCACCTTTGAGCATGGCGAGCTTAAACCAAACTATGGCAAATTTATTGCCGCTCCCTTCGAACCGGGATTCGGTACGACTGTGGGCAATACCCTGCGAAGGGTTCTACTTTCCTCAATTCAGGGTTATGCAATCACGGCGGTCAAGATCACTTCTTATGACACCGAAGGGGTTGCCCATAGCGTTTCCAGCGAATTTGAGCCCATCCCCAATATTGTGGAGGATACCCTTGAGGTTATCAACAACCTTAAGCAGATCAGGCTCCGGCTTCCCCAGGATTCGGAACAGGACATACTCCTCTACGAATGGTCCGGGAAGGGGGAGATAAAGAGCGATGACTTTGAGCGTACCGGCCAGGTAGAAATACTGAGCGGTGGTCAGCATATTATGACCCTCATGGATGACGCCCGGCTGGAATTTGAAGTTCAGATTGACCTGGGCCGGGGGTATATCCCCTCGGAAGTGAACGAACGCTATGTGGAGGTCATCGGCACCATTCCCATGGACGCGATCTTCTCCCCGGTTAAAAAGGTGAAGTTCGCCGTGGAGCCCACCCGGGTAGGCCAGCGCAGTGATTATGACAAGCTGGTGATTGAGGTGTGGACCGACGGGACCATCAAACCCGATGACGCCCTGGCTGAGGCTGCCAAGATCGCCAAGGATCACTTTTCGGTTTTTATTAACTTTGACGAAAATAACCTGGGGACCGATGATGATTTGGACGAGGATGACGAGCGTATACGCCAGATCCTCAATACCCCAGTGGAGGAATTGGAACTTTCGGTCCGGTCCTCTAACTGCCTCAAGAACGCCAATATTAAAACCATCGGGGAATTAACCCGGAAGACCGAAGATGATATCGCTAAGACCCGTAACTTTGGCAAGAAGTCCCTCCAGGAAATTAAGGAAAAACTTAAAGAATGGAATTTAAGTTTCGGCATTACCGATATTAACGTGCTTAAGAACGCGGTTAAAATAGCACCCCAAAAGGAAGAAGAAGATGAATCATAG
- the rpsD gene encoding 30S ribosomal protein S4, with protein MARYTGPVCRLCRAEQKKLMLKGDRCKSDKCPVNKKRPAPGKDPKARAGKRSDYGVQLREKQKLKRIYGMQEKQFSLFFERALRMPGITGENLFILLERRLDNVVYRLRFATSRSQARQIVLHGHVVVNGKRVNIPSYLVRPEDVIEIKEPSKNMVIIKEALKEFGKSGVMPWLQLDPDGMKGTFLASPRRSDITDLADIKEQMIVELYSK; from the coding sequence ATGGCAAGATATACCGGGCCGGTTTGCCGGCTCTGCCGGGCGGAACAGAAAAAACTAATGCTCAAGGGGGATCGTTGTAAGAGCGATAAGTGCCCCGTTAATAAGAAGCGCCCCGCTCCTGGCAAGGATCCTAAAGCCCGGGCAGGGAAACGTTCCGATTACGGGGTACAGCTCCGGGAAAAGCAGAAGCTTAAGAGAATCTATGGAATGCAGGAGAAGCAGTTTAGCCTGTTCTTTGAACGAGCTCTGCGTATGCCCGGCATCACCGGTGAGAATCTGTTTATATTATTGGAACGCAGGCTGGACAATGTGGTGTACCGTCTGCGCTTCGCCACCAGTCGCAGTCAGGCCAGGCAGATTGTGCTTCACGGCCATGTGGTGGTGAACGGGAAAAGGGTTAATATCCCTTCCTATCTTGTACGGCCAGAGGATGTAATTGAAATTAAGGAACCTTCAAAAAATATGGTGATCATAAAAGAAGCCCTCAAGGAATTCGGCAAATCCGGGGTTATGCCCTGGCTGCAGCTTGATCCGGATGGCATGAAGGGAACCTTCCTTGCTTCTCCGCGACGCAGTGATATTACCGATTTGGCGGACATCAAAGAACAGATGATCGTCGAATTATATTCGAAATAA
- the rpsK gene encoding 30S ribosomal protein S11, translating into MAANTKKRKEKKSVYEGNVYIQATFNNTIVTITDLMGNAISWASSGGLGFRGAKKSTPFAAQTVTETAAQKALQVGLREVHVYVKGPGIGRESAIRQLGALGIKVKSINDVTPIPHNGCRPRKTRRI; encoded by the coding sequence GTGGCTGCTAATACGAAGAAGCGGAAAGAGAAAAAGTCCGTCTATGAGGGAAACGTATATATCCAGGCTACGTTTAATAATACCATTGTGACCATCACCGACCTGATGGGTAATGCTATTTCATGGGCAAGTTCCGGCGGTCTTGGCTTCCGGGGGGCGAAAAAATCGACTCCCTTTGCCGCCCAGACCGTAACTGAAACTGCTGCCCAGAAGGCGCTCCAGGTGGGGTTGCGGGAAGTGCATGTGTACGTAAAGGGTCCCGGCATCGGCCGGGAATCGGCGATCCGCCAACTCGGCGCCCTTGGTATTAAGGTAAAGTCCATCAATGACGTTACTCCGATTCCGCATAACGGCTGCAGGCCGCGGAAAACCCGCCGTATTTAA
- the rpsM gene encoding 30S ribosomal protein S13, translating into MARIAGVDLPNKHVNIALTYVYGIGRSSADEICTKAKIDPQRLINELSQEELNELRQLIESDYKVEGRLRTEIALNIKRLMDIGCYRGLRHRKGLPLRGQRTRTNARTRKGKKKTVAGKKK; encoded by the coding sequence ATGGCACGTATAGCGGGGGTTGACCTCCCCAATAAGCATGTAAACATCGCGTTGACCTATGTCTACGGGATTGGCCGGTCCAGTGCAGATGAAATCTGCACCAAGGCGAAGATCGATCCCCAACGACTTATCAACGAACTGTCCCAGGAAGAACTGAATGAACTGCGGCAGCTCATTGAAAGTGACTATAAGGTGGAAGGCCGGCTGCGCACCGAAATAGCCCTGAATATCAAGCGGCTTATGGATATAGGCTGTTACCGGGGGCTCAGGCATCGTAAGGGCCTGCCCCTGCGAGGACAGCGGACCCGGACCAATGCTCGTACCCGGAAGGGTAAGAAAAAGACCGTGGCAGGGAAGAAGAAGTAA
- the rpmJ gene encoding 50S ribosomal protein L36: MKVRTSVKPICDKCKVIKRNGIVRIICQNPKHKQKQG; this comes from the coding sequence ATGAAAGTCCGAACCAGTGTGAAACCGATTTGCGATAAATGCAAGGTGATTAAACGAAACGGCATTGTCCGTATCATTTGTCAGAATCCCAAGCATAAACAGAAGCAAGGCTAG